The following are encoded together in the Pygocentrus nattereri isolate fPygNat1 chromosome 15, fPygNat1.pri, whole genome shotgun sequence genome:
- the fetub gene encoding fetuin B — MKECLLLLLVFACGHGAPAGIVPSSSCKDASSKDAAAQAMDKINLELSEGYIFSLERLSNVGLLRHGETGVVYYLTIDVLETDCHVLSKKNWRDCKVRDIGGHPVYGQCKAVIYINKVHRVSRLYKYSCAVRPVPTSKIALVCPDCPVLIPLDNEEVQKTMRMGLEKYNKESMQANYFSLLNITRATSQGGFITFYNVEFTIQETVCSNTTDIAEVSKCEIMTCEFAHKGFCKATHSQSARGEHLNLKCDLFEPEAAEEEKKRHLLEQKLDHSHSSTANISLGHDHTHDHTHAHSPSHAQDHDHPDDHRHDHDHKALHAHDHTKDFSHHHTHEHNEGHNQSHGHAHSHHHAHDHDHTHSHHAKAHNHTQDQGKHPHHNYGHSDGETHEHDHELALDHEHKHAHLHEYEHHHHHHEHQHESSTKRPEGVVYMLPSMDKPMILPSHPDQPVADPAQPSTLPFHPDPQIPGEREPTIMPFPTAQSKECPADFKTESKLIKEVFVQDPLFKSAACEKPVKSLSMFAYCS, encoded by the exons ATGAAGGAGTGTCTGCTTTTGTTGCTAGTATTTGCATGTGGACATGGAGCCCCTGCAGGCATTGTGCCATCAAGTTCCTGTAAAGATGCTTCAAGTAAAGATGCTGCTGCACAGGCAATGGACAAAATCAACCTAGAACTCAGCGAAGGCTACATCTTTAGCCTGGAACGTCTCAGCAACGTTGGCCTGCTGCGCCAC GGCGAGACTGGAGTGGTGTATTATCTAACAATTGATGTACTTGAGACTGACTGCCATGTCCTCAGTAAGAAGAACTGGAGGGACTGCAAAGTCAGAGATATTGGTGGACACCCG GTGTATGGTCAGTGCAAAGCAGTGATCTACATAAACAAAGTTCATAGAGTATCCCGCCTCTACAAATACAGTTGTGCAGTCAGGCCAG TCCCTACCTCCAAAATTGCGTTAGTATGCCCTGACTGCCCAGTTCTAATTCCACTGGATAATGAAGAAGTCCAGAAGACTATGAGGATGGGCCTGGAGAAGTACAATAAGGAGAGCATGCAGGCTAACTACTTTAGTCTTCTTAACATAACAAGAGCTACCAGCCAA GGAGGGTTTATCACTTTCTACAATGTTGAGTTCACCATCCAGGAGACAGTCTGCTCCAACACAACTGATATAGCTGAGGTTTCAAAGTGCGAAATAATGACCTGCGAGTTTGCA CACAAGGGCTTTTGCAAAGCCACCCACTCTCAATCTGCTAGAGGTGAACACCTAAACCTTAAGTGTGACCTTTTTGAACCTGAG GCTGcagaggaggaaaagaagagGCATCTGCTGGAACAGAAGCTGGACCACagccacagcagcactgctaatATTTCCTTAGGGCATGACCACACTCACGACCACACACATGCCCACTCCCCCTCACACGCACAAGACCATGATCATCCCGACGATCACAGGCATGATCACGACCATAAAGCCCTGCATGCCCACGATCACACCAAGGATTTCAGTCACCACCACACACATGAACATAACGAGGGTCATAATCAGTCCCATGGTCATGCGCACTCCCATCACCATGCTCATGACCATgaccacactcactcacaccacgCCAAAGCTCACAACCACACCCaggaccagggcaagcacccccACCACAACTATGGTCACAGTGATGGGGAAACCCATGAGCATGACCATGAGTTAGCACTAGACCATGAGCACAAACACGCACACCTCCATGAGTATGagcatcaccaccatcatcacgaACACCAGCATGAAAGCTCAACTAAACGGCCTGAGGGTGTGGTCTACATGCTGCCCTCCATGGACAAGCCCATGATCCTTCCTTCCCACCCTGACCAGCCAGTGGCTGACCCAGCACAGCCTTCCACTCTGCCCTTCCACCCTGACCCACAGAttcctggagagagagagcccacCATAATGCCCTTCCCAACTGCCCAGTCCAAGGAGTGCCCAGCAGACTTCAAGACTGAGAGCAAGCTCATTAAGGAGGTCTTTGTTCAGGACCCTCTATTCAAAAGTGCTGcatgtgaaaaacctgtgaaaaGCCTTTCCATGTTTGCCTATTGTAGCTAG
- the ahsg1 gene encoding alpha-2-HS-glycoprotein 1 has product MRRLLILAALAQVLLALSEPEKYKCEEEKDDTAIDDAVQFINELHHHGYKFKLVKKNSRTYQTTGDSCDVVMALTLEETHCHIVNPKPVQECKVRQTHETKVTAKCNVTICGGGHKPGIKSFSCDTEPASSKELLATCPDCPTLLPLHDPKGLESVKAALEKYNEDAEHTSYFKLLEVGRLTTQHNMVSGMSYFADFAIMETECSDKVKAEERPACKGLCSPAARYGFCHSTKLGNGIVTVNCEIYPAKNTTHVGAPGKRCKHHKGHHSHSSHHERPEHGPHPGHHDRSDRPDHPPHHKPGQPSPTPHHRTGPSIPPPHPHCFIPSERPFHVGPPSFPHHRGPPHHGGPPHHGGPPHHGGPPHHGGPPHHRGTPPPGSPPPHGGPPHHGGPPPHGGPPPHGGHHDEKKRPKPTGPPHKVLPDGKPTPPGSKDVSDFPFPQCHGFVKIPPSIHPICPFPPRPHSRSTEV; this is encoded by the exons ATGAGACGACTGTTGATTCTAGCAGCCCTGGCCCAGGTGTTGCTTGCACTCAGTGAACCAGAGAAATACAAATGTGAGGAAGAGAAGGACGATACTGCGATTGATGATGCGGTGCAATTCATTAATGAACTACACCACCATGGATACAAGTTCAAACTCGTCAAAAAGAATAGCCGCACATATCAGACAACG GGTGATTCCTGTGATGTGGTCATGGCACTGACCTTAGAGGAAACCCACTGCCACATCGTGAACCCCAAACCTGTGCAGGAGTGCAAGGTCAGGCAAACCCATGAAACG AAAGTAACAGCAAAATGTAATGTTACTATATGTGGAGGTGGACATAAACCAGGCATCAAAAGTTTCAGCTGTGACACAGAGCCAG CTTCAAGCAAAGAACTATTGGCCACTTGCCCCGACTGCCCTACTCTTCTGCCTTTGCATGATCCTAAAGGCCTGGAGAGTGTGAAAGCTGCTCTTGAGAAGTATAATGAGGATGCTGAACATACATCCTACTTTAAATTATTGGAAGTAGGCAGACTAACCACGCAG CATAACATGGTGTCCGGAATGAGCTATTTTGCTGACTTTGCCATAATGGAGACTGAGTGCTCAGACAAGGTGAAAGCAGAGGAAAGACCAGCATGCAAGGGGCTCTGCTCTCCAGCAGCT CGCTATGGATTCTGCCATTCCACCAAACTTGGAAATGGTATTGTAACTGTAAATTGTGAGATTTATCCTGCCAAG AATACAACGCATGTTGGTGCCCCAGGAAAGCGCTGCAAGCACCATAAAGGCCATCACAGCCACTCAAGTCATCATGAGCGACCAGAACATGGCCCTCACCCAGGTCACCATGACAGATCTGATCGCCCTGATCACCCACCACATCATAAACCAGGTCAACCAAGCCCCACTCCCCATCATCGCACTGGTCCATCAATCCCCCCTCCTCATCCACACTGCTTTATTCCTTCAGAaagaccatttcatgtaggtcCCCCTAGTTTTCCTCATCATAGAGGTCCTCCTCACCATGGAGGTCCTCCTCACCATGGAGGTCCTCCTCACCATGGAGGTCCTCCTCACCATGGAGGTCCTCCTCATCATCGAGGTACTCCTCCTCCTGGAAGTCCTCCACCCCATGGAGGTCCTCCGCACCATGGAGGTCCTCCACCCCATGGAGGTCCTCCACCTCATGGGGGCCACCATGACGAAAAGAAACGTCCGAAGCCAACTGGACCACCCCACAAGGTGCTGCCTGACGGCAAACCAACTCCTCCAGGATCTAAGGATGTCTCAGATTTCCCCTTCCCACAATGCCATGGCTTTGTGAAAATACCCCCCTCCATCCACCCTATATGTCCATTTCCTCCTAGACCACATAGCAGAAGTACCGAGGTTTGA